A section of the Solitalea canadensis DSM 3403 genome encodes:
- the odhB gene encoding 2-oxoglutarate dehydrogenase complex dihydrolipoyllysine-residue succinyltransferase, translating to MALEMKVPAVGESITEVTLSRWIKNDGEFVEMDEVIAELESDKATFELTAEKSGVLKTMAAEGDTIPVGAVICAIEEGAGAPAAAPAKEEKTVAASAPAAVAAPASSGDSYAAGHPSPAAGKILAEKGIDPKDVNGTGKDGRVTKEDAEKAQAKAAAAPAKTAAPVAAAAPAGPRAEKREKMSNLRKTVAKRLVAVKNETAMLTTFNEVDMSPIMEIRSKYKDKFKEKHGVGLGFMSFFTKAVCEALKEFPAVNARIDGEEIVYNQFVDCSIAVSAPKGLVVPVIRNADSMTLAQIEQEVLNLALKARENKLSIEEMTGGTFTITNGGVFGSMMSTPIINAPQSAILGMHNIVERPVAVNGQVVIRPMMYVALSYDHRIIDGRESVGFLVRVKQLLEDPTRLLLGV from the coding sequence ATGGCTTTAGAAATGAAAGTGCCCGCTGTGGGCGAATCGATAACCGAAGTAACCTTATCTCGCTGGATTAAAAATGATGGTGAGTTTGTTGAAATGGACGAGGTAATTGCCGAATTAGAATCGGATAAAGCAACTTTTGAATTAACTGCTGAGAAATCAGGTGTGTTAAAAACAATGGCTGCTGAAGGTGATACTATTCCTGTTGGCGCTGTAATTTGTGCTATTGAAGAAGGTGCCGGAGCTCCAGCTGCCGCGCCTGCTAAAGAAGAAAAAACTGTAGCTGCTTCAGCTCCTGCGGCTGTTGCCGCTCCTGCATCGTCAGGTGATTCTTATGCTGCGGGTCATCCATCTCCTGCTGCCGGTAAAATTTTAGCAGAAAAAGGTATCGATCCAAAAGATGTGAACGGTACAGGTAAAGATGGTCGTGTTACCAAAGAGGATGCTGAAAAAGCGCAAGCTAAAGCTGCTGCTGCACCTGCGAAAACTGCAGCTCCTGTTGCGGCCGCTGCACCTGCTGGTCCTCGTGCTGAGAAACGCGAAAAAATGTCGAATCTTCGCAAAACTGTTGCTAAACGTTTAGTAGCTGTTAAAAATGAAACGGCAATGTTAACTACTTTCAATGAGGTAGATATGTCGCCAATCATGGAGATCCGTTCTAAATACAAAGATAAATTCAAGGAAAAACACGGTGTTGGTTTAGGTTTCATGTCATTCTTTACCAAAGCAGTTTGTGAGGCTTTGAAAGAATTCCCTGCTGTTAATGCACGTATTGATGGTGAGGAAATTGTATACAATCAATTTGTAGACTGTTCTATCGCTGTTTCTGCTCCTAAAGGTTTAGTTGTTCCGGTGATCCGTAACGCTGATTCTATGACATTAGCTCAAATAGAACAAGAAGTTCTTAACCTAGCGTTAAAAGCTCGAGAGAACAAACTTTCAATTGAAGAAATGACAGGTGGAACATTCACTATTACGAATGGTGGTGTATTTGGTTCAATGATGTCGACGCCGATTATCAATGCTCCTCAATCAGCTATTTTAGGTATGCACAATATTGTTGAGCGTCCTGTTGCTGTAAATGGTCAGGTGGTAATTCGTCCGATGATGTATGTTGCCCTTTCTTATGACCACCGTATTATTGATGGTCGCGAGTCTGTTGGTTTCTTAGTACGTGTTAAACAATTATTAGAAGATCCTACTCGCTTATTATTAGGTGTTTAG